One genomic segment of Oncorhynchus kisutch isolate 150728-3 linkage group LG15, Okis_V2, whole genome shotgun sequence includes these proteins:
- the LOC109905715 gene encoding thioredoxin domain-containing protein 17, whose translation MSHYEEVKVHGYDEFCKAVSERKGKDIFAYFSGDKDAQGMSWCPDCVEAEPVVRGEMSHLPEGSVFIYCQVGERPYWKDPNNKFKKTLKLSGVPTLIRYGTPQKLVEEECFKADLVRMMFTED comes from the exons ATGTCTCATTACGAAGAAGTAAAGGTCCATGGTTATGATGAATTCTGCAAAGCAGTGTCTGAGCGAAAAGGAAAGGACATATTCGCATATTTCTCTGGTGATAAAGACGCTCAAGGGATGAGCTGGTGTCCAGATTGTGTGGAAG CTGAGCCAGTTGTTAGAGGAGAGATGTCCCACCTTCCCGAGGGCTCTGTCTTCATCTACTGTCAGGTTGGAGAGAGGCCATA TTGGAAGGATCCCAATAATAAGTTCAAGAAGACTCTGAAGCTCAGTGGAGTTCCCACTCTGATCCGATATGGCACG CCTCAGAAGCTGGTTGAAGAGGAGTGCTTCAAAGCTGACCTGGTGAGGATGATGTTCACCGAGGACTAG